One part of the Sphingobium yanoikuyae genome encodes these proteins:
- the dnaA gene encoding chromosomal replication initiator protein DnaA: MKDNAAVLGIQDGEAAADMARLESAWTTIRTGLRRDIGARMFDQWLKPARLGDYCPDSQTLDLHFASDFSANFVSGQFGDRLRMAWRCSGAGVREVRLRRAPDSSGPRLLEVKRDVAAAVTAPAIVAAAPTVACNFQPRHAFDQFVPGETNQLAYSAALAMAGEAEPRFTPLFIHGGTGQGKTHLLHSIARAFSAHSPSAPVLYMSAERFMVEFVNAMRSNETMAFKARLRAARLLLIDDIQFIAGKGSTQEEFLHTINDLIDTGARIVVTADRAPQMLDGIDPRILSRLAGGLVADIRPAGLDLRLAILEARRAHAGDPPVPDAVIDFLARSIRSNVRELEGAFNKLVAYGQLTGRSIDLEFAQTMLADAVRANVRRLTIDEIQKACAAHFKIDLSEMKSKRRARAVARPRQVAMYISKKMTPRSLPEIGRTFGGRDHSTVIHAVRTIEKLRESHPDMDADVRALMRQLEG, translated from the coding sequence ATGAAGGATAATGCGGCGGTGCTTGGAATTCAGGACGGAGAGGCAGCGGCAGATATGGCCCGCCTGGAATCCGCCTGGACGACCATCCGCACCGGTCTGCGCCGCGACATCGGCGCGCGCATGTTCGACCAATGGTTGAAGCCTGCGCGCCTGGGTGACTATTGCCCCGATTCGCAGACGCTGGATCTCCATTTTGCGTCGGATTTCAGCGCGAATTTCGTTTCCGGCCAGTTTGGCGATCGCCTGCGCATGGCCTGGCGCTGCTCGGGCGCCGGCGTGCGTGAAGTGCGCCTGCGCCGTGCGCCCGATTCGTCGGGCCCGCGCCTGCTGGAGGTGAAGCGCGACGTGGCCGCAGCCGTGACCGCGCCGGCGATCGTTGCCGCTGCGCCGACCGTCGCCTGCAACTTCCAGCCGCGCCACGCCTTTGACCAGTTCGTTCCGGGTGAGACCAACCAGCTCGCCTATTCGGCGGCGCTGGCGATGGCGGGCGAGGCGGAGCCCCGCTTCACGCCGCTCTTCATCCATGGCGGTACCGGCCAGGGCAAGACGCACCTGCTGCACTCGATCGCGCGGGCCTTCTCGGCCCATTCGCCGAGCGCGCCGGTGCTCTACATGTCGGCCGAACGCTTCATGGTCGAGTTCGTCAATGCGATGCGCTCGAACGAGACGATGGCGTTCAAGGCCCGCCTGCGCGCCGCGCGCCTGCTGCTGATCGACGATATCCAGTTCATCGCCGGCAAGGGCTCGACCCAGGAAGAATTCCTCCACACGATCAACGACCTGATCGATACCGGCGCCCGTATCGTCGTGACCGCCGACCGCGCGCCGCAGATGCTGGACGGCATTGATCCGCGCATCCTGTCGCGTCTGGCGGGCGGCCTAGTGGCCGATATCCGTCCGGCGGGTCTCGATCTGCGCCTTGCGATTCTGGAGGCGCGCCGCGCCCATGCCGGCGATCCGCCGGTGCCCGATGCGGTGATCGACTTCCTTGCCCGTTCGATCCGTTCGAACGTGCGCGAACTGGAAGGCGCATTCAACAAGCTGGTGGCCTATGGCCAGCTGACCGGTCGCTCGATCGATCTGGAATTTGCCCAGACCATGCTCGCCGACGCAGTGCGCGCCAATGTGCGTCGCCTGACCATCGACGAGATCCAGAAGGCCTGCGCCGCGCATTTCAAGATCGACCTGTCGGAAATGAAGTCGAAGCGCCGTGCGCGCGCTGTCGCGCGTCCGCGTCAGGTGGCGATGTATATCTCGAAGAAGATGACGCCGCGCTCGCTGCCGGAAATCGGCCGTACCTTTGGCGGTCGCGATCACAGCACGGTGATTCACGCGGTGCGCACGATCGAGAAGCTGCGTGAAAGCCATCCGGACATGGACGCCGACGTCCGCGCCCTGATGCGCCAGCTGGAAGGCTGA
- a CDS encoding peptidylprolyl isomerase — translation MIRTLALFLLAALASGSLLAQSPTPVSPPAASSDVRVALDTSAGRIVVALHPDKAPVTAGNFLRYVDQKRFDGTVFYRAVGGPDYGFIQGGTQNDPKRVLPPIKHEPTSQTGLTHDDGALSMARYAPGSATGDFFIVLGKMPAMDAQPESAGDNQGFAVFAHVVEGLDIVKAIQAGPKSPTAGNGVMKGQMLEPTVKILSARRLPC, via the coding sequence ATGATCCGCACCCTGGCCCTGTTCCTCCTCGCCGCGCTGGCCTCCGGCTCGCTGCTGGCCCAGTCTCCAACCCCGGTTTCGCCGCCTGCCGCGTCAAGCGATGTGCGGGTAGCGCTCGATACGAGTGCCGGGCGCATCGTGGTGGCGCTGCATCCCGACAAGGCACCGGTCACGGCCGGCAATTTCCTGCGCTATGTCGATCAGAAACGGTTCGACGGCACCGTCTTCTATCGTGCCGTCGGCGGCCCGGACTATGGCTTCATCCAGGGCGGGACACAGAATGATCCCAAGCGCGTCCTGCCGCCGATCAAGCATGAGCCGACCAGTCAGACGGGCCTCACCCATGATGACGGTGCGCTGTCGATGGCGCGCTATGCACCGGGCAGCGCAACCGGGGATTTCTTCATCGTGCTGGGCAAGATGCCGGCGATGGACGCGCAGCCCGAATCGGCCGGCGACAATCAGGGCTTTGCCGTCTTCGCGCATGTGGTCGAGGGGCTGGATATCGTGAAGGCCATCCAGGCCGGTCCGAAATCGCCCACCGCCGGCAATGGCGTGATGAAGGGGCAGATGCTGGAGCCGACGGTCAAGATCCTGTCGGCCCGGCGCCTGCCCTGTTAG
- a CDS encoding putative bifunctional diguanylate cyclase/phosphodiesterase: MQGVTVKSRAAAFACAAGALVFILSLLLGHGAADDLVDVGRSLIIAILCGTMSWASAQRTIAATASAIDTATERLLAAAHGDLHSHVPAEIGLELPDLSVAMESLFSQVRTNLDHVQTLALFDQVTGLANRTSFCRQVERLLVERCGSGPAALFFIDLDGFKAVNDTLGHAAGDQLLARVAGRLREVVMAQVSAGLGDAVIGRLAGDEFTMFFPTLPNREAATRIARAIQFALGERFELGSQHVDLGASIGIACYPDHGDSLSALLRSADIAMYHAKHEGRGRAEMFTAELALEAADRAELERDLLLGLERDEFLLEFQPQIEMRHGGVAHAVTAEALVRWVHPERALIMPGAFVPVAEESGMIVALGDWVMSRVCETAARWARSGVHQRIAINISTRELAQADFFLRLRHAMATHQTPPAMLELEITESLAMDMDERVLGQLSALRQDGVRIAIDDFGTGYSNLARLRELPVDRVKIDRSLVRDIVTSAEARTICSAVVGLIQGLGMEVVIEGVETQAQMDMLRVIGCTLFQGYHLARPMGEAQYLDRYAAAPTVEPTERRSL; this comes from the coding sequence ATGCAGGGCGTGACAGTGAAAAGCCGCGCTGCTGCCTTTGCCTGTGCGGCCGGCGCGCTCGTCTTCATCCTGTCGCTGCTATTGGGCCATGGCGCGGCCGACGATCTGGTCGATGTCGGCCGATCCCTGATCATCGCGATCCTGTGCGGCACGATGAGCTGGGCGTCGGCCCAGCGCACCATCGCCGCCACCGCAAGCGCCATCGATACCGCGACGGAGCGGCTGCTGGCCGCCGCCCATGGCGATCTTCATTCCCATGTCCCCGCCGAGATCGGGTTGGAACTGCCCGACCTGTCGGTGGCGATGGAAAGCCTGTTCAGCCAGGTCCGCACCAATCTGGACCATGTCCAGACATTGGCGCTGTTCGACCAGGTGACCGGCCTTGCCAACCGTACCAGCTTCTGCCGACAGGTCGAACGCCTGCTCGTCGAACGTTGCGGCTCGGGACCGGCGGCCTTGTTCTTCATCGACCTGGACGGATTCAAGGCGGTCAACGATACGCTGGGCCATGCGGCCGGCGACCAGTTGCTGGCGCGGGTGGCAGGCCGCCTGCGCGAAGTGGTGATGGCGCAGGTCAGCGCAGGCCTGGGCGACGCCGTGATCGGCCGCCTGGCCGGCGACGAGTTCACCATGTTCTTCCCCACCCTGCCCAATCGCGAGGCAGCCACGCGCATCGCGCGCGCCATCCAGTTCGCGCTGGGCGAGCGATTCGAACTGGGCAGCCAGCATGTCGATCTGGGCGCGTCGATCGGCATCGCCTGCTATCCCGACCATGGCGACAGCCTGTCCGCGCTGCTGCGATCGGCCGACATCGCCATGTATCATGCCAAGCATGAAGGCCGGGGTCGCGCCGAGATGTTCACCGCCGAATTGGCGCTGGAAGCGGCGGACCGCGCCGAACTGGAACGCGACCTGCTGCTGGGGCTGGAGCGCGACGAATTCCTGCTGGAATTTCAGCCGCAGATCGAAATGCGCCATGGCGGCGTAGCCCATGCGGTCACGGCCGAGGCGCTGGTGCGCTGGGTCCATCCCGAACGCGCGCTGATCATGCCCGGCGCCTTCGTGCCGGTTGCAGAGGAAAGCGGCATGATCGTCGCGCTGGGCGACTGGGTCATGAGCCGGGTATGCGAGACCGCTGCGCGCTGGGCGCGATCGGGCGTGCATCAGCGAATCGCTATCAACATTTCGACCCGCGAACTGGCACAGGCCGATTTCTTCCTGCGCCTGCGCCACGCCATGGCGACGCACCAGACCCCGCCGGCTATGCTGGAGCTGGAGATCACCGAATCGCTGGCGATGGACATGGACGAGCGCGTGCTGGGGCAGCTCAGCGCGCTGCGACAGGATGGCGTGCGAATCGCCATCGACGATTTCGGCACCGGCTATTCCAACCTGGCCCGGCTGCGTGAATTGCCGGTCGACCGGGTGAAGATAGACCGCAGCCTGGTGCGCGACATCGTGACCTCCGCAGAGGCGCGGACGATCTGCAGCGCGGTCGTCGGCCTGATTCAGGGCCTTGGCATGGAAGTGGTAATCGAAGGGGTCGAGACGCAAGCGCAGATGGACATGCTGCGCGTCATCGGCTGCACCCTGTTCCAAGGCTATCATCTCGCCCGGCCGATGGGCGAGGCGCAATATCTGGATCGATATGCCGCCGCGCCCACCGTCGAACCGACGGAACGACGCAGCCTCTAA
- a CDS encoding Smr/MutS family protein — MRRRTLSSEEQALWGALTRSVRPLRPGMMRPPLPVVAPAPTPETRLTPQPAKAVPITPARTPAAVLDTGWEKRIRSGNIAPDMSIDLHGHNLAGAHVRLNQALAAAIARDVRVLLVVTGKPPKASSHGDSSRRGAIRGEIGHWLETSPYADRIASVRIAHPRHGGDGAIYLILRRKK; from the coding sequence ATGCGACGCCGGACCCTATCTTCTGAAGAGCAGGCGCTCTGGGGCGCATTGACGCGTTCGGTCCGGCCGCTGCGGCCGGGGATGATGCGCCCGCCCCTGCCCGTTGTCGCCCCGGCGCCGACCCCGGAAACAAGGTTAACGCCGCAGCCTGCCAAGGCGGTGCCGATCACCCCCGCCCGCACGCCCGCAGCCGTACTCGACACTGGCTGGGAAAAGCGAATCCGTAGCGGCAACATCGCCCCCGACATGTCGATCGACCTGCACGGCCATAATCTGGCCGGCGCCCATGTCAGGCTTAATCAGGCGCTGGCGGCAGCGATTGCCCGTGATGTCCGGGTGCTGCTGGTCGTGACCGGCAAGCCGCCGAAAGCCAGCAGCCACGGGGATTCGAGCCGTCGCGGCGCGATCCGGGGCGAGATCGGACACTGGCTGGAGACCAGCCCCTATGCCGATCGCATCGCCAGCGTGCGCATTGCCCATCCCCGCCATGGCGGCGACGGCGCCATCTACCTGATCCTGCGCCGCAAAAAATGA
- the mltA gene encoding murein transglycosylase A, with the protein MSLRHSGGALLAALMLSACAGGVIPPSAGGPAPSRPSGGGEGAIRPVPATPRPTLPPKLPTVSPSDLSTDQANAAGLGVTPGPDIASLIPSGERARAALQAFRISCPTLMKRTDQSGLTRGSDWNSACSAASSWPEATAAEFFSRYFEAVQVGEGKAFVTGYYEPEIAGSRTRQPGYQVPIYRRPAELIDVNLGLFSDSLKGRTIRGKVQGSNFVPFDERSQIVDGSLAGRGLELAWAADPVEFFFLQVQGSGRLTLPDGGVMRIGYDGQNGRDYTGIGKLMKDRGLIQAGSMQDIMQYLRAHPAEGAAIMNENKSFVFFRELTGAGPIGALGVPVTAEATVAADPKYIPLGAPVLLSLDRAEPNGIWIAQDTGGAIKGANRFDSFWGAGDRARGIAGGMSARGSALILLPIGSAARLARP; encoded by the coding sequence GTGAGCCTGCGTCATTCGGGGGGAGCGCTGCTTGCGGCGCTGATGCTGTCCGCCTGCGCGGGCGGCGTCATTCCGCCATCGGCCGGCGGCCCTGCGCCAAGCCGGCCGAGCGGTGGCGGCGAAGGCGCGATCCGGCCGGTTCCGGCCACGCCCCGCCCCACCCTGCCGCCGAAATTGCCGACCGTATCGCCGAGCGACCTGTCCACGGACCAGGCCAATGCCGCCGGCCTGGGCGTCACGCCCGGCCCCGACATTGCCAGCCTGATCCCGTCCGGTGAGCGCGCCCGCGCCGCCCTGCAGGCCTTCCGCATTTCCTGTCCGACGCTGATGAAGCGCACCGACCAGAGCGGCCTGACGCGCGGATCGGACTGGAACAGCGCCTGCAGCGCGGCGTCGAGCTGGCCCGAAGCCACCGCTGCCGAGTTTTTCTCCCGCTATTTCGAGGCGGTGCAGGTGGGCGAGGGCAAGGCCTTCGTCACCGGCTATTATGAACCGGAAATCGCCGGGTCGCGCACCCGCCAGCCCGGCTATCAGGTGCCGATCTATCGCCGCCCGGCGGAACTGATCGACGTCAACCTCGGCCTGTTCAGCGACAGCCTGAAGGGCCGTACCATCCGCGGCAAGGTGCAGGGCAGCAATTTCGTGCCGTTCGACGAGCGATCGCAGATCGTCGACGGATCGCTCGCCGGGCGCGGGCTGGAACTGGCCTGGGCCGCCGACCCGGTCGAATTCTTCTTTCTGCAGGTCCAGGGCAGTGGTCGGCTGACCCTGCCCGACGGCGGGGTGATGCGCATCGGCTATGACGGGCAGAATGGGCGCGACTATACCGGCATCGGCAAGCTGATGAAGGATCGTGGCCTGATCCAGGCCGGGTCGATGCAGGACATCATGCAATATCTGCGCGCCCACCCCGCTGAGGGCGCGGCGATCATGAACGAGAATAAGAGCTTCGTCTTCTTCCGTGAATTGACCGGCGCGGGACCGATCGGCGCGCTGGGCGTACCGGTTACGGCCGAGGCGACGGTGGCAGCCGACCCCAAATATATTCCACTGGGCGCCCCTGTCCTGCTGTCGCTGGACCGGGCCGAACCCAATGGCATCTGGATCGCCCAGGACACCGGCGGCGCGATCAAGGGCGCCAATCGGTTCGACAGTTTCTGGGGGGCAGGCGACCGCGCGCGCGGCATTGCCGGCGGCATGTCCGCTCGGGGCAGCGCACTGATATTGCTGCCGATCGGGTCCGCCGCACGGCTGGCGCGCCCGTGA
- a CDS encoding Tim44/TimA family putative adaptor protein: protein MYVIVILAMIAGFLALRLYSVLGKRTGHEQEPALRPAEERAKVGGLQPRPMPEATGDSVRLAEGLITPAGEAGVRALISADRSFDVPQFVEGAKSAYKMVLEAFWRGDRDELAWLCDADVLGSFEEAIAAREAEGHVLDNRLVRIEKAQIVDASVNGRIAEVSLRFEADIAAVTRDKDGNVIAGSLTDAVGTNDIWTFTRDIRSADPNWKLSETDEAA, encoded by the coding sequence GTGTACGTGATCGTCATCCTCGCCATGATTGCCGGCTTCCTGGCACTGCGGCTCTATTCCGTTCTTGGAAAGCGGACGGGCCATGAGCAGGAGCCTGCGCTGCGTCCGGCGGAGGAACGCGCCAAGGTAGGCGGGTTGCAGCCCCGCCCGATGCCGGAAGCGACGGGCGATTCGGTTCGTCTGGCCGAAGGGCTCATTACCCCGGCGGGCGAAGCAGGCGTGCGCGCGCTGATCAGTGCCGATCGCAGCTTTGACGTGCCGCAGTTCGTCGAAGGCGCCAAGAGCGCCTACAAGATGGTGCTGGAAGCCTTCTGGCGCGGTGATCGCGACGAACTGGCCTGGCTGTGCGACGCCGATGTTCTCGGTTCCTTCGAGGAAGCGATCGCGGCGCGCGAAGCCGAGGGCCACGTGCTCGACAATCGCCTGGTGCGGATCGAGAAGGCACAGATCGTCGATGCCAGCGTCAATGGCCGTATCGCCGAAGTTTCGCTGCGGTTCGAGGCGGACATTGCCGCCGTCACCCGTGATAAGGACGGCAATGTCATTGCCGGGTCGCTGACCGACGCGGTCGGCACCAACGACATCTGGACCTTCACCCGCGACATCCGCAGCGCGGATCCCAACTGGAAGCTCAGCGAAACCGACGAGGCGGCGTGA
- the secB gene encoding protein-export chaperone SecB: MADEADTIQTNVTGNGADTAPQIALISQYVKDLSFENPNAPAVYQWQDQPQIDVQFNIGADRVGDEVLEIALKIEVKAVAPQGTAFAVELVYAALFGMRNVPEDQIQPFMLAEAPRLVFPFARRVLADAIRDGGFPPLLLDPIDFGALYLQQAEQMQQTAGEPAGHA, from the coding sequence ATGGCCGACGAAGCCGACACCATCCAGACCAACGTGACCGGCAATGGCGCCGACACCGCGCCGCAGATTGCGCTGATCAGCCAATATGTGAAGGATCTGTCGTTCGAAAATCCGAACGCCCCGGCCGTCTATCAGTGGCAGGACCAGCCGCAGATCGACGTCCAGTTCAACATCGGTGCCGACCGCGTCGGTGACGAAGTGCTGGAAATCGCGCTGAAGATCGAAGTGAAGGCCGTCGCGCCGCAGGGCACCGCCTTTGCCGTCGAACTGGTCTATGCCGCGCTGTTCGGCATGCGCAACGTGCCCGAGGACCAGATCCAGCCCTTCATGCTGGCCGAAGCGCCGCGCCTCGTCTTCCCCTTCGCGCGCCGCGTGCTGGCCGACGCGATCCGCGACGGCGGCTTCCCGCCGCTGCTGCTCGATCCGATCGATTTCGGTGCGCTCTACCTGCAGCAGGCCGAACAGATGCAGCAGACCGCAGGCGAACCCGCCGGCCACGCCTGA
- the murJ gene encoding murein biosynthesis integral membrane protein MurJ, producing the protein MKLVKALGSVGGLTLASRVLALVRDSLAARYVGAGFASDAFNGVAFRLPNMFRALFAEGAFSAAFIPLFNKKAAGPGGMADGYHFAERALAVLLPVLILFTIVLLAAAWPITWALSGGFSRQNPTPDQFAFAVTLSRITIPYLALISLASLLGGILNSLDKFWVNAAAPILLNVAMIAGLWFFHGADEYETARVQAMSVTVGGALQLLWLIWACKRAGVSMKLKRPRLDADVRELLRLIVPAAAGAGASQINLLISTALSGWLLASGSITYIYYADRLNQLPLGLIGIGLGTILLPTISRMLSKGEDQAAMETQNRGIELALFLTLPATVAFITVAEPIVRGLFQYGRFSAEDAMRCGWALSAFSIGLPSYVLVKVLTPGYYARGDTKTPVRYAMLSIAINIVGNLAMIPTLGHIGPPLATALSSTVNVAMLYRTLVARGHFTADPQLRRRIPRLAVAAVVMGLALWAGEDLLDPMLSGPMVSRYIGLALLVGAGVALYGLACFVTGAYRLSDLKALMRRRGTP; encoded by the coding sequence ATGAAACTGGTGAAGGCCCTTGGCTCGGTCGGCGGGCTGACGCTCGCCAGCCGGGTGCTGGCGCTGGTGCGCGATTCGCTCGCGGCCCGTTATGTCGGTGCCGGCTTCGCGTCGGACGCCTTCAACGGCGTGGCCTTCCGCCTGCCCAACATGTTTCGCGCCCTCTTTGCGGAGGGGGCCTTCTCCGCCGCCTTCATCCCGCTGTTCAACAAGAAGGCGGCCGGGCCGGGCGGCATGGCGGACGGCTATCATTTCGCAGAGCGGGCGCTGGCCGTGCTGCTGCCGGTGCTGATCCTGTTCACGATCGTCCTGCTGGCGGCGGCCTGGCCGATCACCTGGGCGCTGTCGGGCGGCTTTTCGCGCCAGAATCCGACACCGGATCAGTTCGCCTTCGCCGTCACTTTGTCGCGCATCACCATTCCCTATCTGGCGCTGATCAGCTTGGCCTCGCTGCTGGGCGGAATCTTGAACTCGCTCGACAAATTCTGGGTCAATGCGGCCGCACCGATCCTGCTCAACGTCGCGATGATCGCGGGCCTGTGGTTCTTCCACGGCGCCGACGAATATGAAACCGCGCGTGTTCAGGCGATGTCGGTCACGGTCGGCGGGGCGTTGCAACTCCTCTGGTTGATCTGGGCCTGCAAGCGGGCCGGCGTCTCGATGAAATTGAAGCGTCCGCGCCTCGACGCCGACGTGCGCGAGCTGCTGCGCCTGATCGTGCCGGCCGCTGCCGGCGCCGGCGCGTCGCAGATCAACCTCTTGATCTCCACGGCGCTGTCGGGCTGGCTGCTCGCCTCGGGCTCGATCACCTATATCTATTATGCCGACCGGTTGAATCAGTTGCCGCTCGGCCTGATCGGCATCGGCCTTGGCACCATCCTTCTCCCCACCATCTCGCGCATGCTCTCGAAGGGCGAGGATCAGGCGGCGATGGAGACGCAGAACCGGGGCATCGAACTCGCCCTGTTCCTGACCCTGCCGGCAACCGTCGCCTTCATCACCGTGGCCGAACCGATCGTGCGCGGCCTGTTCCAATATGGCCGCTTCAGCGCCGAGGACGCGATGCGCTGCGGCTGGGCGCTCTCCGCCTTCTCGATCGGCCTGCCCAGCTATGTGCTCGTGAAGGTGCTGACGCCGGGCTATTATGCGCGCGGCGATACGAAGACGCCGGTGCGCTATGCGATGCTGTCGATCGCCATCAATATCGTCGGCAATCTCGCGATGATCCCGACGCTCGGTCATATCGGGCCGCCGCTCGCCACCGCGCTCTCCTCCACCGTCAATGTCGCGATGCTCTATCGCACGCTGGTCGCGCGTGGGCATTTTACGGCAGACCCGCAGCTGCGCCGCCGTATCCCGCGCCTCGCCGTGGCGGCGGTGGTGATGGGGCTGGCGCTCTGGGCGGGCGAGGATCTGCTCGATCCGATGCTCTCGGGCCCTATGGTCAGCCGCTATATCGGGCTTGCCCTGCTTGTCGGCGCGGGCGTCGCGCTGTACGGGCTGGCTTGCTTCGTCACCGGCGCCTATCGCCTATCCGACCTCAAGGCGCTGATGCGGCGGCGAGGCACCCCATAA
- the trpS gene encoding tryptophan--tRNA ligase: MRVLSGIQPTGNLHLGNYLGAIRNWVKMQDEMDEGSQCFFFLADMHSITVHEGREQRIRNVRDMAAALVASGIDPDRSVLFNQARVPAHAELAWLLNGTARIGWLNRMTQFKDKAGKDREGASVGLFVYPVLQAADILLYQATHVPVGEDQKQHLELSRDIATKFNTDFGVDVFTLPAPIIPKESARIMSLRDGTAKMSKSDPSDLSRINLTDEDDAIMTKVKKAKTDPEPLPETAEGLAGRPEATNLIGIYATLSNSTPDAVCAQFAGKGFGAFKPALGELLVETLRPMRERFVELRTDDAALDAILDKGAAKAAAAAEPTLRAAYDAMGLMR; this comes from the coding sequence ATGCGCGTCCTTTCCGGCATCCAGCCCACCGGCAATCTGCACCTTGGCAACTACCTTGGCGCGATCCGCAACTGGGTGAAGATGCAGGACGAGATGGATGAAGGCAGCCAGTGCTTCTTCTTCCTTGCCGACATGCACTCGATCACCGTGCATGAAGGGCGCGAGCAGCGCATCCGCAACGTACGCGACATGGCCGCCGCCCTGGTCGCATCGGGCATCGATCCCGATCGCTCGGTCCTCTTCAACCAGGCGCGCGTGCCGGCCCATGCCGAACTCGCCTGGCTCCTGAACGGCACCGCGCGCATCGGCTGGCTCAACCGCATGACCCAGTTCAAGGACAAGGCGGGCAAGGACCGCGAGGGCGCGTCGGTCGGCCTGTTCGTCTATCCGGTGCTGCAGGCGGCCGACATCCTGCTCTATCAGGCGACCCATGTTCCCGTGGGCGAGGACCAGAAGCAGCATCTGGAGCTGTCGCGCGACATCGCCACCAAGTTCAACACCGATTTCGGCGTCGATGTCTTCACCCTGCCGGCCCCGATCATCCCCAAGGAATCGGCGCGCATCATGTCGCTGCGCGACGGCACGGCGAAAATGTCCAAGTCCGACCCCTCGGACCTGAGCCGCATCAACCTGACCGACGAGGATGATGCGATCATGACCAAGGTGAAGAAGGCCAAGACCGATCCCGAGCCGCTGCCGGAAACGGCGGAAGGCCTGGCCGGTCGTCCGGAAGCGACCAACCTGATCGGCATCTACGCCACCCTGTCGAACAGCACGCCCGATGCGGTCTGCGCGCAGTTCGCCGGCAAGGGCTTCGGCGCGTTCAAGCCGGCGCTGGGTGAATTGCTGGTCGAAACGCTGCGGCCGATGCGCGAGCGCTTCGTGGAACTGCGCACCGACGATGCCGCGCTCGATGCGATCCTCGACAAGGGTGCGGCCAAGGCGGCGGCGGCAGCCGAACCGACCCTGCGCGCGGCCTATGACGCCATGGGCCTGATGCGCTGA
- a CDS encoding DUF4136 domain-containing protein, giving the protein MKAFSKIGLFAAPALALVALSGCATSFKADVARFQQLPAPAGQSYTIVADDPKLAGGLEFSHYAQMVGQRLTQTGYVAAGDPAKADLIVRVAYDVDNGRERVRSTGGFGPSPYFGGGWGYGRWGRPWGYGFYDPWLFGGAGFNDVSSYTVYTSDLSMKIDRAADNLRLFEGKASAQSLSNKLTYLVPNLIDAMFTNFPGQNGEDVKITLPPEKKG; this is encoded by the coding sequence ATGAAAGCTTTCAGCAAGATCGGCCTTTTCGCAGCGCCCGCGCTGGCGTTGGTGGCCCTGTCCGGCTGCGCCACGTCGTTCAAGGCGGACGTCGCCCGTTTCCAGCAGCTCCCCGCACCCGCAGGGCAGAGCTACACGATCGTTGCCGACGATCCCAAGCTCGCCGGTGGGCTCGAATTTTCCCATTATGCCCAGATGGTCGGGCAACGCCTGACCCAGACCGGCTATGTCGCCGCTGGCGATCCGGCCAAGGCCGACCTCATCGTGCGTGTCGCCTATGATGTCGACAATGGCCGGGAGCGTGTGCGCTCGACCGGTGGCTTCGGACCGAGCCCCTATTTCGGTGGTGGCTGGGGCTATGGCCGCTGGGGTCGCCCCTGGGGCTATGGCTTCTATGATCCCTGGCTGTTCGGCGGTGCCGGCTTCAACGACGTGTCGAGCTACACCGTCTACACCAGCGATCTCAGCATGAAGATCGACCGTGCGGCCGACAATCTGCGCCTGTTCGAGGGCAAGGCCAGCGCCCAGTCGCTGTCCAACAAGCTGACCTATCTGGTGCCCAATCTGATCGACGCGATGTTCACCAATTTTCCCGGCCAGAATGGCGAGGATGTGAAGATCACCCTGCCGCCCGAAAAGAAGGGCTGA